One window of Fusobacterium polymorphum genomic DNA carries:
- the rplC gene encoding 50S ribosomal protein L3 encodes MSGILGKKIGMTQIFEDGKFVPVTVVEAGPNFVLQKKTEEKDGYVALQLGFDEKKEKNTTKPLMGIFNKAGVKPQRFVKELEVESVDGYELGQEIKVDVLAEVQYVDITGTSKGKGTSGVMKRHGFGGNRASHGVSRNHRLGGSIGMSSWPGKVLKGKRMAGQHGNATVTVQNLKVVKVDAEHNLLLIKGAVPGAKNGYLVIRPAVKKVIG; translated from the coding sequence ATGTCAGGAATTTTAGGAAAAAAAATTGGAATGACTCAAATTTTTGAAGATGGAAAATTCGTTCCAGTAACAGTTGTAGAAGCTGGTCCTAACTTTGTTCTTCAAAAGAAAACAGAAGAAAAAGATGGATATGTTGCTTTACAATTAGGATTTGATGAAAAGAAAGAAAAAAACACTACTAAACCTTTAATGGGAATATTCAATAAAGCAGGAGTAAAACCTCAAAGATTCGTTAAAGAATTAGAAGTTGAATCAGTAGATGGTTATGAATTAGGACAAGAAATCAAAGTTGATGTTCTAGCAGAAGTTCAATATGTAGATATCACAGGAACTTCAAAAGGTAAAGGAACATCTGGTGTTATGAAAAGACACGGATTTGGTGGAAATAGAGCTTCACACGGGGTATCAAGAAACCACAGACTTGGTGGATCAATAGGTATGTCAAGCTGGCCTGGTAAAGTTCTAAAGGGAAAAAGAATGGCTGGACAACATGGAAATGCAACAGTAACAGTTCAAAATTTAAAAGTTGTTAAAGTTGATGCAGAACATAACTTACTTTTAATAAAAGGAGCAGTTCCTGGAGCTAAAAATGGTTATTTAGTAATTAGACCAGCAGTGAAGAAAGTAATAGGATAG
- the rplD gene encoding 50S ribosomal protein L4, whose amino-acid sequence MAVLNVYNLAGDQTGTLEVNDAVFGIEPNKVVLHEVLTAELAAARQGTASTKTRAMVRGGGRKPFKQKGTGRARQGSIRAPHMVGGGVTFGPHPRSYEKKVNKKVRNLALRSALSAKVAAGNVLVLDYDVIETPKTKVIVNLVNKVDAKQKQLFVVGDLIKDYNLYLSARNLENAVILQPNEIGVYWLLKQEKVILTKEALATVEEVLG is encoded by the coding sequence ATGGCAGTTTTAAACGTATATAACTTAGCAGGAGATCAAACTGGTACTCTTGAAGTTAATGATGCAGTGTTTGGGATTGAACCTAATAAAGTAGTTCTTCATGAAGTACTTACTGCTGAATTAGCAGCTGCTAGACAAGGTACAGCTTCTACTAAGACTAGAGCAATGGTTAGAGGTGGAGGAAGAAAACCTTTCAAACAAAAAGGTACTGGTAGAGCAAGACAAGGTTCAATAAGAGCACCTCATATGGTAGGTGGAGGAGTTACATTTGGTCCTCATCCAAGATCATATGAAAAGAAAGTTAATAAAAAAGTTAGAAATCTAGCACTAAGATCTGCTTTATCTGCAAAAGTTGCAGCTGGAAATGTCTTAGTATTAGACTATGATGTAATAGAAACACCTAAAACAAAAGTGATAGTAAATTTAGTAAATAAAGTTGATGCAAAACAAAAACAATTATTTGTAGTAGGAGATTTAATAAAAGATTACAATTTATACTTGTCAGCAAGAAACTTAGAAAATGCAGTAATTTTACAACCAAATGAAATTGGAGTTTACTGGCTTCTAAAACAAGAAAAAGTAATCCTTACTAAAGAAGCATTAGCTACTGTAGAGGAGGTACTAGGATAA
- the rplW gene encoding 50S ribosomal protein L23: MNVYDIIKKPVVTEKTELLRKEYNKYTFEVHPKANKIEIKKAIETIFNVKVEDVATINKKPITKRHGMRLYKTQAKKKAIVKLAKENTITYFKEV, from the coding sequence ATGAATGTTTACGATATAATTAAAAAGCCTGTTGTAACAGAAAAAACAGAACTTTTAAGAAAAGAATACAATAAATATACTTTTGAAGTACATCCAAAAGCTAATAAAATAGAAATAAAGAAAGCAATTGAAACAATATTCAATGTAAAAGTTGAAGATGTAGCTACAATTAACAAAAAACCAATTACTAAAAGACATGGTATGAGACTTTATAAGACTCAAGCTAAGAAAAAAGCAATTGTTAAATTAGCTAAAGAAAACACAATAACTTACTTCAAAGAAGTGTAA
- the rplB gene encoding 50S ribosomal protein L2: MAIRKMKPITNGTRHMSRLVNDELDKVRPEKSLTVPLKSAYGRDNYGHRTCRDRQKGHKRLYRIIDFKRNKLDVPARVATIEYDPNRSANIALLFYFDGEKRYILAPKGLKKGDIVSAGSKADIKPGNALKLKDMPVGVQIHNIELQKGKGGQLVRSAGTAARLVAKEGTYCHVELPSGELRLIHGECMATVGEVGNSEHNLVNIGKAGRARHMGKRPHVRGAVMNPVDHPHGGGEGKNSVGRKSPLTPWGKPALGIKTRGRKTSDKFIVRRRNEK; the protein is encoded by the coding sequence ATGGCTATTAGAAAAATGAAACCAATTACTAATGGTACTAGACATATGTCTAGATTAGTAAATGATGAATTAGATAAAGTAAGACCTGAAAAATCTTTAACTGTACCTCTAAAATCAGCGTATGGTAGAGATAATTATGGTCACAGAACTTGTAGAGACAGACAAAAAGGACATAAAAGATTATACAGAATCATAGACTTCAAAAGAAATAAATTAGATGTTCCTGCAAGAGTTGCAACAATAGAATATGATCCTAACAGATCAGCAAACATTGCTTTATTATTCTATTTTGATGGAGAAAAAAGATATATATTAGCACCTAAAGGGCTAAAAAAAGGAGATATAGTTTCTGCTGGAAGTAAAGCTGATATCAAACCTGGAAATGCACTTAAATTAAAAGATATGCCAGTTGGGGTTCAAATTCACAATATAGAACTTCAAAAAGGAAAAGGTGGACAATTAGTAAGATCTGCTGGAACTGCTGCAAGACTTGTAGCTAAAGAAGGAACTTATTGCCACGTTGAATTACCTTCAGGAGAATTAAGACTAATACATGGTGAATGTATGGCAACTGTTGGTGAAGTTGGAAACTCTGAACATAACTTAGTAAATATAGGTAAAGCTGGAAGAGCTAGACATATGGGAAAAAGACCTCATGTAAGAGGAGCTGTAATGAACCCAGTAGATCACCCACATGGTGGAGGAGAAGGAAAGAACTCAGTTGGAAGAAAATCACCTTTAACACCTTGGGGAAAACCAGCACTTGGTATTAAAACAAGAGGAAGAAAGACTTCTGACAAATTTATCGTAAGAAGAAGAAACGAAAAATAA
- the rpsS gene encoding 30S ribosomal protein S19, producing MARSLKKGPFCDHHLMAKVEEAVASGNNKAVIKTWSRRSTIFPNFIGLTFGVYNGKKHIPVHVTEQMVGHKLGEFAPTRTYHGHGVDKKKK from the coding sequence ATGGCAAGATCATTAAAAAAAGGACCTTTTTGTGACCATCACTTAATGGCTAAAGTTGAAGAAGCAGTTGCTTCTGGAAATAACAAAGCTGTTATAAAAACTTGGTCAAGAAGATCTACAATATTTCCAAATTTTATAGGATTAACTTTTGGAGTATATAATGGAAAAAAACATATACCAGTTCATGTTACAGAACAAATGGTAGGACATAAATTAGGAGAATTTGCACCAACTAGAACATATCATGGACATGGTGTAGATAAAAAGAAAAAATAA
- the rplV gene encoding 50S ribosomal protein L22, whose product MEAKAITRFVRLSPRKARLVADLVRGKSALEALDILEFTNKKAARVIKKTLSSAIANATNNFKMDEDKLVVSTIMVNQGPVLKRVMPRAMGRADIIRKPTAHITVAVSDEQ is encoded by the coding sequence GTGGAAGCTAAAGCAATAACTAGATTCGTAAGACTATCTCCTAGAAAAGCTAGATTAGTAGCTGACTTAGTGAGAGGTAAATCAGCACTAGAAGCGTTAGATATTCTAGAGTTTACAAACAAAAAAGCCGCTAGAGTTATTAAGAAAACATTGTCGTCTGCAATAGCAAATGCGACAAATAACTTCAAAATGGATGAAGATAAATTAGTTGTATCAACTATAATGGTAAATCAAGGACCAGTTTTAAAAAGAGTTATGCCAAGAGCAATGGGAAGAGCAGATATAATCAGAAAACCAACAGCTCATATCACAGTGGCAGTATCTGATGAACAATAA
- the rpsC gene encoding 30S ribosomal protein S3 yields the protein MGQKVDPRGLRLGITRAWDSNWYADKKEYVKYFHEDVQIKEFIKKNYFHTGISKVRIERTSPSQVVVHIHTGKAGLIIGRKGAEIDALRTKLEKLTGKKVTVKVQEIKDLNGDAVLVAESIAAQIEKRIAYKKAMTQAISRSMKSPEVKGIKVMISGRLNGAEIARSEWAVEGKVPLHTLRADIDYAVATAHTTYGALGIKVWIFHGEVLPSKKEGGEA from the coding sequence GTGGGACAAAAAGTAGACCCTAGAGGACTAAGACTTGGGATTACAAGAGCTTGGGATTCTAATTGGTATGCAGATAAAAAAGAGTATGTAAAATACTTCCATGAAGATGTGCAAATAAAAGAATTTATAAAGAAAAACTACTTCCATACAGGGATTTCTAAGGTAAGAATCGAAAGAACATCTCCTTCACAAGTAGTTGTACATATACATACTGGAAAAGCAGGATTAATAATTGGAAGAAAAGGTGCTGAAATAGATGCACTAAGAACAAAACTTGAAAAATTAACAGGTAAAAAAGTAACTGTTAAAGTACAAGAAATAAAAGACTTAAATGGAGATGCAGTATTAGTTGCAGAATCAATAGCTGCTCAAATTGAAAAGAGAATTGCTTACAAAAAAGCTATGACTCAAGCTATTTCAAGATCTATGAAATCTCCAGAAGTTAAAGGAATAAAAGTAATGATTTCAGGAAGATTAAATGGTGCTGAAATTGCTAGATCTGAATGGGCAGTTGAAGGAAAAGTTCCTTTACATACATTAAGAGCAGATATAGATTATGCAGTAGCAACAGCTCATACAACTTATGGAGCATTAGGAATAAAAGTATGGATATTCCATGGTGAAGTTCTTCCTAGTAAGAAAGAAGGAGGGGAAGCTTAA
- the rplP gene encoding 50S ribosomal protein L16 — protein sequence MLMPKRTKHRKMFRGRMKGAAHKGNFVAFGDYGLQALEPSWITNRQIESCRVAINRTFKREGKTYIRIFPDKPITARPAGVRMGKGKGNVEGWVSVVRPGRILFEVSGVTEEKAKAALRKAAMKLPIRCKVVKREEENGGEN from the coding sequence ATGTTGATGCCAAAGAGAACAAAACACAGAAAAATGTTCAGAGGTAGAATGAAAGGGGCAGCTCATAAAGGTAACTTTGTTGCTTTTGGAGATTATGGATTACAAGCTCTTGAACCATCTTGGATAACAAACAGACAAATAGAATCTTGTCGGGTTGCTATCAACAGAACATTTAAAAGAGAAGGGAAAACATATATAAGAATATTCCCTGACAAACCAATCACAGCAAGACCTGCTGGAGTGAGAATGGGTAAAGGTAAAGGAAACGTTGAAGGTTGGGTATCAGTAGTAAGACCTGGAAGAATATTATTTGAAGTTTCAGGAGTAACTGAAGAAAAAGCAAAAGCAGCTTTAAGAAAAGCAGCTATGAAATTACCAATCAGATGTAAAGTTGTTAAAAGAGAAGAAGAAAATGGTGGTGAAAACTAA
- the rpmC gene encoding 50S ribosomal protein L29, with the protein MRAKEIREMTSEDLVVKCKELKEELFNLKFQLSLGQLTNTAKIREVRREIARINTILNER; encoded by the coding sequence ATGAGAGCTAAAGAAATAAGAGAAATGACTAGTGAAGACCTAGTTGTTAAGTGTAAAGAGCTAAAAGAAGAATTATTCAACTTGAAGTTCCAACTTTCATTAGGTCAACTAACTAATACAGCAAAAATAAGAGAAGTTAGAAGAGAAATTGCAAGAATCAACACTATCTTAAATGAAAGATAA
- the rpsQ gene encoding 30S ribosomal protein S17: protein MRNERKVREGIVVSDKMQKTIVVAIETMILHPIYKKRVKRTTKFKAHDEENVAQVGDKVRIMETRRLSKDKNWRLVEIIEKAR, encoded by the coding sequence TTGAGAAACGAAAGAAAAGTAAGAGAAGGAATAGTTGTTTCTGATAAAATGCAAAAGACAATAGTTGTTGCTATTGAAACAATGATACTTCATCCTATATACAAGAAAAGAGTAAAAAGAACTACTAAATTTAAAGCTCATGATGAAGAAAATGTAGCTCAAGTAGGAGATAAAGTAAGAATAATGGAAACTAGACGTTTATCTAAGGATAAAAATTGGAGACTAGTAGAAATCATAGAAAAGGCAAGATAA
- the rplN gene encoding 50S ribosomal protein L14 — MVQQQTILNVADNSGAKKLMVIRVLGGSKKRFGRIGDIVVASVKEAIPGGNVKKGDVVKAVIVRTRKETRRDDGSYIKFDDNAGVVINNNNEPRATRIFGPVARELRARNFMKILSLAIEVI; from the coding sequence ATGGTACAACAACAAACTATCCTTAATGTTGCTGATAACTCAGGGGCTAAAAAACTTATGGTAATAAGAGTTTTAGGCGGATCTAAAAAGAGATTTGGAAGAATTGGTGACATTGTTGTGGCATCAGTTAAAGAAGCTATCCCTGGTGGTAACGTTAAAAAGGGAGATGTAGTAAAGGCTGTTATAGTAAGAACAAGAAAAGAAACTAGAAGAGATGATGGTTCATATATAAAATTTGATGATAATGCTGGAGTTGTAATTAACAACAATAATGAACCAAGAGCAACAAGAATATTTGGACCAGTTGCAAGAGAATTAAGAGCAAGAAACTTTATGAAAATCTTATCTCTAGCAATAGAAGTTATATAA
- the rplX gene encoding 50S ribosomal protein L24 encodes MAKPKIKFVPDSLHVKTGDIVYVISGKDKKKTGKVLKVFPKKGKIIVEGINIVTKHLKPSQVNPQGGVVQKEAAIFSSKVMLFDEKTKSPTRVGYEVRDGKKVRISKKSGEII; translated from the coding sequence ATGGCTAAACCTAAAATTAAATTTGTTCCTGATTCATTACATGTAAAAACTGGAGATATAGTTTATGTTATATCAGGAAAAGATAAAAAGAAGACAGGTAAAGTTCTAAAAGTTTTCCCTAAAAAAGGAAAAATAATAGTAGAAGGAATAAATATAGTAACAAAACATTTAAAGCCATCTCAAGTAAACCCACAAGGTGGAGTTGTACAAAAAGAAGCTGCAATATTCTCATCAAAAGTTATGCTATTTGATGAAAAAACTAAATCTCCAACAAGAGTTGGATATGAAGTTAGAGATGGAAAGAAAGTAAGAATTTCAAAAAAATCTGGAGAAATAATATAA
- the rplE gene encoding 50S ribosomal protein L5, which produces MDKYVSRYHKFYNEVVVPKLMKELEIKNIMECPKLEKIIVNMGVGEATQNSKLMDAAMADLTIITGQKPLLRKAKKSEAGFKLREGMPIGAKVTLRKERMYDFLDRLVNVVLPRVRDFEGVPSNSFDGRGNYSVGLRDQLVFPEIDFDKVEKLLGMSITMVSSAKTDEEGRALLKAFGMPFKK; this is translated from the coding sequence GTGGATAAATACGTTTCAAGATACCACAAGTTCTATAATGAAGTAGTGGTTCCTAAATTAATGAAAGAATTAGAAATTAAAAATATCATGGAATGCCCAAAACTAGAAAAAATAATAGTTAATATGGGAGTTGGAGAAGCTACTCAAAACTCTAAGTTAATGGATGCTGCTATGGCTGATTTAACAATAATTACTGGTCAAAAACCATTATTGAGAAAAGCTAAAAAATCTGAAGCTGGATTCAAATTAAGAGAAGGAATGCCTATTGGAGCTAAAGTTACTTTAAGAAAAGAAAGAATGTATGATTTCTTAGATAGATTAGTAAATGTAGTTCTTCCAAGAGTAAGAGACTTTGAAGGAGTTCCTAGCAACTCATTTGATGGAAGAGGAAATTATTCAGTAGGATTGAGAGACCAATTAGTATTTCCTGAAATAGATTTTGATAAAGTTGAAAAACTTTTAGGAATGTCTATCACTATGGTTTCTTCTGCAAAAACAGATGAAGAAGGAAGAGCATTACTAAAGGCTTTTGGAATGCCTTTCAAGAAGTAG
- the rpsN gene encoding 30S ribosomal protein S14 has product MAKKSMIARDVKRAKLVDKYAEKRAELKKRIAAGDMEAMFELNKLPKDSSAVRKRNRCQLDGRPRGYMREFGISRVKFRQLAGAGLIPGVKKSSW; this is encoded by the coding sequence ATGGCGAAAAAGTCAATGATCGCAAGAGATGTTAAAAGAGCAAAACTTGTTGACAAATATGCTGAAAAAAGAGCTGAATTAAAGAAAAGAATAGCAGCTGGAGATATGGAAGCTATGTTTGAATTAAACAAACTTCCAAAAGATTCATCAGCTGTTAGAAAAAGAAATAGATGTCAATTAGATGGTAGACCAAGAGGATACATGAGAGAATTCGGAATATCAAGAGTTAAGTTTAGACAATTAGCTGGTGCTGGGTTAATACCTGGTGTAAAAAAATCATCTTGGTAA
- the rpsH gene encoding 30S ribosomal protein S8 gives MYLTDPIADMLTRVRNANAVMHEKVDIPHSKMKERIAEILKEQGYISNFKIVTDEGNKKSIRVYLKYAGKERVIKGLKRISKPGRRVYSSVEDMPRVLSGLGIAIVSTSKGVITDKVARAEKVGGEVLAFVW, from the coding sequence ATGTATTTAACAGATCCAATTGCTGATATGTTAACAAGAGTAAGAAATGCTAATGCAGTTATGCATGAAAAAGTGGATATACCTCACTCAAAGATGAAAGAAAGAATTGCTGAAATCTTAAAAGAGCAAGGATATATTTCTAATTTCAAAATTGTTACTGATGAAGGAAATAAGAAAAGTATAAGAGTTTATTTAAAATATGCTGGAAAAGAAAGAGTTATAAAAGGACTAAAAAGAATTTCTAAACCTGGAAGAAGAGTTTACTCTTCTGTGGAAGATATGCCAAGAGTTTTATCTGGTCTTGGAATTGCAATAGTTTCAACTTCAAAAGGTGTTATTACTGATAAAGTTGCTAGAGCAGAAAAAGTTGGTGGAGAAGTCCTTGCATTTGTTTGGTAA
- the rplF gene encoding 50S ribosomal protein L6 has product MSRVGKKPIAVPSGVEFSVKDNVVTVKGPKGTLTKEFNNNITIKLEDGHITVERPNDEPFIRAIHGTTRALINNMVKGVHEGYRKTLTLVGVGYRAATKGKGLEISLGYSHPVIIDEIPGITFSVEKNTTIHIDGIEKELVGQVAANIRAKRPPEPYKGKGVKYADEHIRRKEGKKS; this is encoded by the coding sequence ATGTCAAGAGTAGGTAAAAAACCTATAGCTGTGCCTTCTGGAGTTGAATTTTCAGTAAAAGACAATGTTGTTACTGTAAAAGGACCAAAGGGTACATTAACAAAAGAATTTAATAATAATATAACTATAAAATTAGAAGATGGGCATATCACAGTTGAAAGACCTAATGATGAACCATTTATAAGAGCAATTCATGGAACTACAAGAGCTTTAATCAATAATATGGTTAAAGGAGTACATGAAGGATACAGAAAAACTCTTACTTTAGTAGGGGTTGGGTATAGAGCAGCAACTAAAGGAAAAGGATTAGAAATATCTTTAGGATATTCTCACCCAGTAATCATTGATGAGATACCTGGAATTACTTTTTCTGTTGAAAAGAATACTACTATTCATATAGATGGAATAGAAAAAGAATTAGTAGGTCAAGTTGCAGCTAATATTAGAGCTAAGAGACCACCTGAACCATATAAAGGTAAAGGGGTTAAATATGCTGATGAACATATTAGAAGAAAAGAAGGTAAAAAGTCTTAA
- the rplR gene encoding 50S ribosomal protein L18, producing the protein MFKKVDRKASRQKKQMSIRNKISGTPERPRLSVFRSNTNIFAQLIDDVNGVTLVSASTIDKALKGSIANGGNVEAAKAVGKAIAERAKEKGIDAIVFDRSGYKYTGRVAALAEAAREAGLSF; encoded by the coding sequence TTGTTTAAAAAAGTTGATAGAAAAGCATCAAGACAAAAAAAGCAAATGTCAATAAGAAATAAAATTTCTGGAACTCCAGAAAGACCTAGACTTTCAGTTTTTAGATCAAATACTAACATTTTTGCTCAATTAATAGATGATGTAAATGGAGTTACTTTAGTTTCTGCATCTACAATAGATAAAGCATTAAAAGGAAGTATTGCTAACGGTGGAAACGTAGAAGCAGCAAAAGCCGTTGGAAAAGCAATCGCTGAAAGAGCTAAAGAAAAAGGAATAGATGCTATCGTTTTTGATAGATCAGGATATAAATATACAGGAAGAGTAGCGGCTCTTGCAGAAGCGGCTAGAGAAGCTGGATTAAGCTTCTAA
- the rpsE gene encoding 30S ribosomal protein S5, with protein sequence MLNREDNQYQEKLLKISRVSKTTKGGRTISFSVLAAVGDGEGKIGLGLGKANGVPDAIRKAVAAAKKNIVKVSLKNNTIPHEITGKWGATTLWMAPAYEGTGVIAGSASREILELVGVHDILTKIKGSRNKHNVARATVEALKLLRTAEEIAALRGLEVKDILS encoded by the coding sequence TTGTTGAACAGAGAAGATAATCAATATCAAGAAAAACTATTGAAGATATCTAGAGTTTCTAAGACAACTAAGGGAGGAAGAACTATATCTTTCTCAGTATTAGCTGCTGTTGGAGATGGAGAAGGTAAAATAGGATTAGGACTAGGAAAAGCAAATGGTGTTCCTGATGCTATAAGAAAAGCTGTTGCAGCTGCAAAGAAAAATATTGTAAAAGTATCTTTAAAAAATAATACAATACCTCATGAAATTACTGGTAAATGGGGAGCAACTACTTTATGGATGGCACCAGCATATGAAGGGACTGGAGTAATAGCTGGTTCTGCTTCAAGAGAAATATTAGAATTAGTTGGAGTTCATGACATTTTAACTAAAATTAAAGGGTCAAGAAATAAACATAATGTAGCAAGAGCTACAGTGGAAGCATTAAAATTACTTAGAACTGCTGAAGAAATAGCAGCTTTAAGAGGATTAGAAGTTAAGGATATCTTAAGCTAG
- the rpmD gene encoding 50S ribosomal protein L30, whose protein sequence is MARLRIELVKSIIGRKPNHIATVKSLGLKKMHDVVEHNETPELKGKLAQVSYLLKVEEVQA, encoded by the coding sequence ATGGCAAGACTTAGAATAGAGCTTGTAAAAAGCATTATCGGAAGAAAGCCTAATCATATAGCAACTGTAAAGTCGCTAGGGCTTAAGAAAATGCATGATGTAGTAGAGCATAATGAAACACCTGAATTAAAAGGAAAATTAGCTCAAGTTTCTTATTTGTTAAAAGTTGAGGAGGTGCAAGCATAG
- the rplO gene encoding 50S ribosomal protein L15: MKLNELSPSVPKKNRKRIGRGNSSGWGKTAGKGSNGQNSRAGGGVKPYFEGGQMPIYRRVPKRGFSNAIFKKEYTVISLAFLNDNFEDGEEVSLETLFNKCLIKKGRDGVKVLGNGELNKKLTVKVHKISKSAKAAVEAKGGTVELVEVKGFERAETNK, encoded by the coding sequence GTGAAACTTAATGAATTATCACCTTCAGTTCCTAAGAAGAACAGAAAAAGAATAGGAAGAGGAAACTCATCTGGTTGGGGAAAAACAGCTGGAAAAGGAAGCAATGGTCAAAATTCAAGAGCAGGTGGAGGAGTAAAACCTTATTTTGAAGGTGGACAAATGCCTATATATAGAAGAGTTCCTAAAAGAGGATTCTCTAATGCTATATTTAAAAAAGAATATACTGTAATATCTTTAGCATTTTTAAATGATAATTTTGAAGATGGTGAAGAAGTAAGCCTAGAAACTTTATTCAACAAATGCCTAATTAAAAAAGGTAGAGATGGAGTTAAAGTTTTAGGAAATGGTGAACTTAATAAAAAATTAACTGTTAAAGTACATAAAATATCTAAATCAGCAAAAGCTGCTGTTGAAGCAAAAGGTGGAACAGTTGAACTTGTTGAAGTTAAAGGTTTTGAAAGAGCAGAAACTAATAAATAA